A window of the Mucilaginibacter sp. cycad4 genome harbors these coding sequences:
- a CDS encoding RagB/SusD family nutrient uptake outer membrane protein gives MKFNFKKYRVGGLLLILAATTGSGCKKYLDEKNKSNFVKDSYFASSNQAQTFVNGLYNVMYFFQNGDAYGESPFITLELFAGHATSLGQSVNNGNVIHQRTDAVNPGFETVWYNCYKGIANANLAIENIPGISPMDDGLKKKLIGEAYFFRAFYYYHLVRLYGDVPLITASQTVSSPDLYPSRTPVADVYKQIISDLQAAEASGMPNTDATGRVSLGAVKTLLASVYLTTAGFPLKQTENYAKAASEIEPVLGWYSLFTDYAYLHDNAHKNQQELIFQINYLVGTQTNAIPQLTIPFNLLVGAYGDHLGAMIPTNQFVASYEAGDLRTQERQFYFSSYPQYGNPNNIIQFGEHALYKYFQVESAAQSGNSDENWTLLRLPEAQLIYAEATNEVSGPTAEAYAAVNAIRARAKLAPLSNLTKDTFRQAIWKERYHELAYENKAYFDMQRTHMAYLPQSNTFADPTASQTEQGVTFKTQYYLWPIPQREISTNSKLTQNPGW, from the coding sequence ATGAAATTTAACTTTAAAAAATACCGGGTAGGTGGTCTTTTACTTATCCTTGCTGCTACTACAGGCAGTGGTTGCAAAAAATATCTCGATGAAAAAAATAAGAGCAACTTTGTTAAGGATAGTTATTTTGCCAGCTCAAACCAGGCCCAAACCTTTGTAAACGGTTTGTATAACGTAATGTATTTTTTCCAAAATGGAGATGCCTATGGTGAAAGCCCTTTTATTACACTGGAGTTATTTGCCGGCCATGCCACTTCGTTAGGACAGAGCGTAAACAATGGTAACGTGATCCATCAGCGTACCGATGCAGTTAATCCAGGTTTTGAAACTGTATGGTACAACTGCTACAAGGGTATTGCCAATGCAAACCTTGCCATCGAAAACATCCCCGGCATATCGCCAATGGATGATGGGCTGAAAAAGAAACTGATAGGTGAGGCTTACTTTTTCAGGGCATTTTATTACTACCACCTGGTGCGTTTATATGGCGATGTTCCGCTGATTACCGCGTCGCAAACAGTCAGCAGCCCTGATCTGTATCCTTCACGTACACCTGTGGCAGATGTTTATAAACAAATCATCAGCGATTTACAGGCAGCTGAAGCTTCAGGCATGCCAAATACAGATGCAACCGGCCGTGTTTCGTTAGGTGCGGTAAAAACATTATTGGCCAGTGTTTACTTAACAACAGCAGGCTTCCCGCTAAAACAAACCGAAAATTATGCTAAGGCGGCATCAGAAATTGAGCCGGTTTTAGGTTGGTATTCGTTGTTTACTGACTACGCCTATCTGCATGATAACGCTCATAAAAATCAACAGGAATTAATTTTCCAGATCAACTACCTGGTGGGCACTCAAACCAACGCTATCCCTCAGTTAACTATTCCGTTTAACCTGTTGGTTGGTGCATATGGAGACCACCTTGGTGCTATGATCCCCACCAATCAGTTTGTAGCAAGCTATGAAGCGGGTGATCTTCGTACGCAGGAGCGCCAGTTTTATTTCTCAAGCTATCCGCAGTATGGTAACCCAAACAACATCATTCAGTTTGGTGAACACGCGCTTTATAAATATTTCCAGGTTGAAAGTGCTGCACAAAGCGGTAATAGCGACGAGAACTGGACTTTATTGCGTTTGCCCGAAGCTCAGTTGATCTATGCTGAAGCAACTAACGAGGTAAGCGGCCCAACTGCTGAAGCTTATGCCGCTGTTAATGCCATCCGGGCACGTGCTAAACTTGCGCCATTAAGTAATTTAACTAAAGATACCTTCCGCCAGGCAATCTGGAAGGAGCGTTATCATGAGCTTGCCTATGAAAATAAGGCATACTTTGATATGCAGCGTACCCATATGGCCTACCTGCCGCAATCAAACACCTTTGCCGATCCTACTGCTTCGCAAACAGAGCAGGGCGTAACCTTTAAAACACAATACTACCTGTGGCCTATACCGCAGCGTGAGATCAGCACTAACAGTAAGTTAACCCAAAATCCGGGTTGGTAA
- a CDS encoding TonB-dependent receptor — protein sequence MNFNSKATPLAWPQLRKFILAMKLTAFIIIAALTNVSAKSYSQIVTLHQKNTTVEKVLRSIEKQTGYHFMYDKQDVSKAGAINIEVANVSIENALDQCFKDQPLTYKIFDQTIVVKKKDEPVVSQVAVAPIKVTGTVSDAKGPLPGVTVKVKGTNVGVQTDINGKYNINAPDGNGTLVFTFIGYTTKEVPIGGKSQIDVVLTEEPKALSEVVVVGYGTAKKVDLTGSVGSVGAKQLQERPQTNLEQELSGKIAGVNVSSNSGAPGGATKIRIRGYSSINTNTDPLYVVDGVVWTEGGNAINPNDIESIDVLKDASSTAIYGTRGANGVILVTTKRGKKGGTISYDAYMAVNHMFKEIPVLNSKEFMQIEDVSYANIKKYDPTGWAAGDYTDRNPVTQRTALIGKLFDQNLNPLYDVDWQKATTRTSVSQNHNVSFTGGAENVNYGLFLNYADDEGIILNSYLKRYNVRLTVDNQIKPWVKVGATLNYNYQDGRNQDQGTGGNNIPRMLIEMVPFIPIRYPDGTYGKRTDYPNLEGGDNPVARANEIQSLTRNRIFSGNGYLNLNIIPGLEFRSVLGVTTSANYNPASQSGLVGGPVAGQSYSSASIEEFNRTFWQWQNYFTYNKTFNKVHTINLVAGAERQNYQQLRLKGSTGTLSDDFYEYYNLSAGIVPNKPESDYDAWQMQSFFARLNYNYNEKYLLTLTGREDGSSRFGTNKKYGFFPSAAFAWRVSQEDFLKNNKTISDLKLRLSYGLTGNSEIGEYRSLANINTVGYAFGGNSAVGTTQTSIGNEDLQWEKTAEYDLGFSLGLFNNRLNIEADAYLKKTKALLLNAPLPETSGFKTVYKNIGKLQNKGLEFTINATPIKTQDFTWNSTFNISFLKNKILQLGASNDDIFLDPTFLSQFNLMRVGLPAGSFYGYKVLGTWGTAEATEAAKYGLLPGDLKIQDTNGDGKVSADDKVVLGKSIPDGYGTLSNNFRYKNVDLGVDLQFNYGNQIMNLTRHSGQDRTGQANSYATVLNAWTPTNQNTSIAESRPAYVRYQTEIYSTKVESGNFIRGRAVTLGYTFNDNILKKLKLSRLRVYAQAQNLFLITKYTGYDPEVSTYNASSNFTQGIQFYDYPKPRTFLLGVNVSL from the coding sequence ATGAATTTTAATTCTAAGGCCACGCCTTTGGCATGGCCTCAATTACGCAAATTTATATTGGCCATGAAGCTAACTGCCTTTATTATAATTGCGGCCCTTACCAATGTAAGCGCCAAAAGTTATAGCCAGATAGTTACTTTGCACCAAAAAAACACTACCGTTGAAAAAGTACTCCGCTCAATTGAAAAACAAACAGGCTATCATTTCATGTATGATAAGCAGGATGTATCAAAAGCCGGAGCAATCAACATTGAAGTTGCAAACGTATCTATAGAAAATGCGCTTGATCAGTGCTTTAAAGATCAGCCGCTTACCTACAAAATTTTTGATCAAACCATTGTTGTAAAAAAGAAGGATGAACCGGTTGTCTCGCAGGTAGCCGTCGCCCCGATTAAGGTAACTGGCACAGTAAGCGATGCCAAAGGTCCCCTTCCGGGTGTTACTGTTAAGGTAAAAGGTACCAATGTTGGTGTACAAACCGATATTAACGGTAAATACAACATTAATGCGCCTGATGGTAATGGCACGCTGGTATTTACTTTTATAGGATATACCACCAAGGAAGTACCTATTGGCGGTAAAAGCCAGATTGATGTTGTTTTGACAGAAGAGCCAAAAGCATTGAGCGAGGTGGTTGTGGTTGGTTACGGTACTGCAAAAAAGGTCGATCTTACCGGTTCGGTAGGTAGCGTAGGTGCAAAACAATTACAGGAGCGCCCGCAAACCAATCTTGAGCAGGAATTGTCTGGCAAAATTGCCGGTGTGAACGTATCAAGCAACTCCGGTGCGCCAGGCGGTGCAACCAAGATCAGGATCCGTGGTTACAGCTCTATCAACACCAATACCGATCCGTTATATGTTGTAGACGGTGTGGTTTGGACAGAAGGCGGTAACGCAATCAACCCGAACGATATCGAATCTATCGACGTTTTGAAGGATGCTTCATCAACAGCTATTTATGGTACCCGTGGTGCAAACGGCGTAATTTTGGTTACCACTAAAAGAGGTAAAAAAGGCGGTACTATTTCATACGATGCCTATATGGCCGTAAACCATATGTTTAAAGAGATACCTGTTCTTAACTCAAAGGAGTTTATGCAGATTGAAGATGTTTCTTACGCCAATATCAAAAAGTATGACCCTACCGGCTGGGCTGCAGGTGATTATACAGACCGTAACCCGGTAACGCAAAGAACAGCCCTGATAGGTAAACTGTTCGATCAAAATCTGAACCCATTGTATGACGTTGACTGGCAAAAAGCTACAACCCGTACTTCGGTAAGCCAAAACCACAACGTTTCATTCACCGGCGGCGCCGAAAATGTGAACTATGGTTTGTTCCTGAACTATGCCGACGATGAAGGTATCATCCTTAACAGTTACCTGAAACGTTATAATGTGCGCTTAACAGTTGACAACCAAATTAAGCCATGGGTAAAAGTTGGTGCCACGTTAAACTATAACTATCAGGATGGCCGTAACCAGGATCAGGGTACCGGTGGTAACAACATTCCTCGTATGTTGATTGAGATGGTTCCATTTATTCCCATTAGATACCCAGACGGAACTTATGGTAAACGTACCGATTATCCAAACCTTGAAGGCGGTGATAACCCGGTAGCACGAGCCAACGAAATTCAATCACTTACCCGTAACCGCATATTCAGTGGTAATGGTTATTTGAATTTAAACATTATCCCTGGTCTGGAATTCCGCAGCGTTTTGGGCGTAACTACATCAGCCAATTACAATCCTGCTTCGCAAAGCGGCCTTGTTGGCGGCCCTGTTGCCGGACAAAGCTATAGCTCGGCTTCAATAGAGGAGTTTAACAGAACGTTTTGGCAATGGCAAAACTATTTTACCTACAACAAAACCTTTAACAAGGTACATACCATAAACCTTGTTGCAGGTGCTGAACGTCAAAACTACCAGCAACTTCGTTTAAAAGGATCAACAGGTACTTTGTCTGACGATTTTTATGAGTATTATAACTTATCTGCCGGTATTGTACCTAATAAACCAGAGTCTGATTATGATGCATGGCAAATGCAGTCGTTTTTTGCCAGATTGAACTATAACTACAACGAGAAATATCTGTTAACTTTAACAGGACGTGAAGACGGCTCCTCACGTTTTGGTACTAACAAAAAGTACGGCTTTTTCCCTTCTGCAGCGTTTGCATGGCGCGTATCTCAGGAAGATTTTTTAAAAAACAATAAAACTATATCCGACCTTAAATTAAGGTTGAGCTATGGTTTAACCGGTAACTCCGAAATTGGCGAGTACCGTTCGCTCGCAAACATTAATACGGTTGGCTATGCCTTTGGCGGTAACAGTGCCGTAGGTACTACGCAAACCTCCATAGGCAACGAGGATCTGCAATGGGAAAAAACAGCCGAATATGACTTGGGTTTCTCATTAGGCTTATTCAATAACCGCTTGAATATCGAAGCGGATGCTTACCTGAAAAAAACAAAGGCATTGCTGTTAAATGCACCATTGCCCGAAACAAGTGGTTTTAAAACGGTATATAAAAACATTGGCAAGCTGCAAAATAAAGGTTTAGAGTTTACCATAAACGCTACTCCGATAAAAACTCAGGACTTTACCTGGAATTCTACGTTTAATATTTCATTCCTGAAAAACAAGATCCTTCAGTTAGGTGCCTCTAATGATGATATTTTCCTGGATCCAACCTTTCTGTCGCAATTTAACCTGATGCGTGTTGGCCTTCCGGCCGGTAGTTTTTATGGTTACAAAGTATTGGGAACCTGGGGTACCGCTGAGGCTACCGAAGCTGCTAAATACGGCTTGCTGCCGGGCGACCTAAAAATACAGGATACCAATGGTGATGGCAAAGTTAGCGCGGACGATAAAGTAGTATTGGGTAAATCAATACCTGATGGTTATGGTACTTTAAGCAACAACTTCCGCTACAAAAACGTTGACCTGGGTGTTGATCTGCAATTTAATTACGGTAACCAGATCATGAACCTTACCCGCCACTCGGGCCAGGACCGCACTGGCCAGGCAAACAGCTATGCTACCGTACTTAACGCCTGGACACCAACTAACCAAAACACCAGTATTGCTGAAAGCAGGCCCGCTTATGTGCGTTATCAAACCGAGATCTATTCAACCAAAGTTGAAAGCGGTAATTTTATTCGCGGCAGGGCGGTAACACTTGGTTATACTTTTAATGACAATATCCTTAAAAAGTTAAAATTAAGCCGTTTACGGGTTTACGCACAGGCACAAAACCTGTTCCTGATAACCAAATACACTGGTTATGATCCTGAGGTATCAACCTACAATGCCTCAAGCAACTTTACACAGGGTATCCAGTTTTACGATTATCCAAAACCACGTACTTTCCTGTTAGGTGTTAATGTTAGTCTTTAA
- a CDS encoding FecR domain-containing protein translates to MSELYARLDYLFSTYYNGTATRAERDELFEIINSSATDAELASLIHHAWDKLDDNGPLFDRSKSEDMLTQILRTNIEQPVAAPVKNNNLPWRRLGVAASFLFLVGFGAYIYNQKKQVVTKKSIVKTHPKNDALPGGNKAILTLANGKTITLDSAQNGLLAQQGTTRINKTRNGQLVYEAGNNSDAQASVINTISTPRGGQYQLVLSDGSKVCLNSASSISFPTRFTGKTREVTITGEAYFEVAKNPQMPFRVKSDNTTVEVLGTHFNVMAYNDEAEMKTTLLEGSVKISNGTVNGILKPGQQAVLNKAGRLKVLDDVDVDDEIAWKDGIFQFRDAGIDAIMRQAARWYDVEVTYEGKVPQREFTGRISRNVKASQLMNMLGYAGVKFKIEAKRITIQQ, encoded by the coding sequence ATGAGCGAACTTTACGCCCGGCTTGATTATCTGTTTAGCACTTATTATAACGGCACCGCCACCCGGGCCGAGCGTGATGAGCTATTTGAGATCATCAACTCATCGGCAACAGATGCAGAGCTTGCCTCGCTCATACATCATGCCTGGGATAAGCTTGACGATAATGGGCCGCTTTTTGACCGCTCAAAAAGTGAGGATATGCTCACGCAGATTTTAAGGACTAATATTGAACAACCTGTTGCTGCACCGGTAAAGAATAATAACTTACCCTGGAGAAGGTTAGGGGTTGCCGCTTCATTTTTATTCCTTGTTGGGTTTGGCGCTTACATTTATAATCAAAAAAAGCAGGTTGTTACAAAAAAAAGTATAGTCAAAACTCATCCTAAAAATGATGCTTTACCAGGTGGCAACAAAGCTATTTTAACCCTGGCCAACGGTAAAACCATTACACTTGATAGTGCCCAAAACGGTTTGCTGGCACAACAGGGTACCACCAGGATCAATAAAACCCGCAACGGTCAACTGGTTTATGAAGCTGGCAACAATTCTGATGCTCAGGCTTCGGTTATAAATACTATTTCAACTCCTCGTGGCGGCCAATATCAGCTGGTTTTGTCGGATGGGAGCAAGGTTTGTCTAAATTCGGCATCATCAATAAGTTTTCCAACCAGGTTTACAGGCAAAACGCGTGAGGTCACCATTACAGGTGAAGCTTACTTTGAGGTTGCTAAAAATCCGCAGATGCCTTTCAGGGTTAAATCCGATAACACAACAGTTGAGGTTTTAGGTACGCATTTTAATGTCATGGCTTATAATGATGAAGCCGAAATGAAAACTACCTTATTGGAAGGCTCTGTAAAAATAAGCAACGGCACTGTAAACGGCATTTTAAAGCCGGGACAGCAGGCTGTACTCAATAAAGCGGGCAGGCTGAAAGTACTTGACGATGTTGATGTAGATGATGAAATAGCCTGGAAAGATGGCATTTTTCAATTCAGAGATGCGGGAATAGATGCCATTATGAGGCAGGCGGCCCGGTGGTATGATGTGGAAGTAACCTACGAAGGTAAGGTACCGCAGCGCGAATTTACAGGCCGGATCTCCCGAAATGTAAAAGCATCGCAATTAATGAACATGCTTGGCTACGCCGGGGTGAAATTTAAGATTGAAGCTAAGCGCATAACCATACAGCAATAG
- a CDS encoding RNA polymerase sigma-70 factor — translation MFEFTQSNEKELLMQVAQGNEFAFRQLFSAYHQRLGVHILRITHSVELAEEVVQDVFMKIWMTRETLTGVDNFKAYLFVISKNHALNCLRKVAREQMQLKKLEETRIVPFIAEAQETDHYYNLIDEAIDQLPPQQQKVYLMSRHNRLKYHEIADELELSRETVKKYLQIATTSIKDYVHEHMEAIALVTALIQFFIFFKK, via the coding sequence ATGTTTGAATTTACTCAATCAAATGAGAAGGAACTGCTTATGCAAGTGGCTCAGGGTAATGAGTTTGCTTTCCGGCAATTGTTTTCAGCCTATCACCAGCGTTTAGGTGTTCATATTTTGCGTATAACCCATTCTGTCGAACTGGCTGAAGAGGTTGTGCAGGACGTTTTTATGAAGATCTGGATGACCCGTGAAACGCTTACCGGTGTTGATAATTTCAAAGCTTACCTGTTTGTAATTTCAAAAAACCACGCTTTAAATTGTTTACGTAAAGTTGCCCGCGAGCAAATGCAGCTTAAAAAATTGGAGGAAACCCGCATTGTACCTTTTATCGCCGAAGCGCAGGAAACAGACCATTATTATAATTTGATTGATGAGGCCATTGATCAGTTGCCGCCCCAGCAGCAAAAAGTTTACCTCATGAGCAGGCATAACCGTTTAAAGTATCATGAAATTGCCGATGAGCTGGAGCTATCCCGCGAAACCGTCAAAAAATACCTTCAAATTGCCACCACATCTATAAAAGATTACGTGCATGAACATATGGAGGCTATAGCATTGGTAACGGCGTTGATTCAATTTTTTATTTTTTTTAAAAAGTAA
- a CDS encoding pyridoxamine 5'-phosphate oxidase family protein: MGKFFNEILDHHKDFIAHQKIFFVATAPLSPNGHVNLSPKDNASFRILSNNRVAYMDIIGSGNETAAHLLENQRITFMFCAFDGPPNILRLYGKGYSILPDADNEEWNGLSSYFNIHMATRQIIVGDIDMIQTSCGFSVPLYEYLGERDYAIKWAEKKGEQGLADYKQEKNRVSLDGLPTPLY, translated from the coding sequence ATGGGTAAGTTTTTTAATGAGATACTCGATCATCACAAGGATTTTATAGCTCATCAAAAGATATTTTTTGTGGCAACGGCCCCGTTAAGTCCCAACGGGCATGTAAATCTTTCGCCAAAGGATAATGCCAGTTTTCGTATTCTTTCCAATAATCGTGTAGCATATATGGATATTATTGGCAGTGGTAATGAAACTGCTGCCCATCTGCTCGAAAACCAACGCATAACCTTTATGTTCTGCGCTTTTGACGGGCCACCTAATATCCTGCGGCTATACGGAAAAGGCTACAGTATTTTACCCGATGCCGATAATGAAGAGTGGAACGGGCTTTCGTCGTATTTCAACATCCATATGGCCACCCGGCAAATTATAGTGGGAGATATTGATATGATACAAACCTCGTGCGGCTTTAGCGTACCGCTTTATGAATATTTAGGCGAGCGGGATTATGCTATAAAATGGGCTGAGAAAAAAGGCGAGCAGGGTTTGGCTGATTATAAGCAGGAAAAAAACAGGGTTAGCTTAGATGGTTTGCCAACGCCACTGTATTGA
- a CDS encoding GntG family PLP-dependent aldolase has protein sequence MTTVDFRSDTVTKPTPGMLEAMWSARVGDDVFGEDETINALEAKAAAMFGMEAAIFCPSGTMTNQIAIKCFTQPLDELIADQTAHVYRYEGGGIAFNSGVSTRLLNGYRGILTPEMIEPEINAENIHYPHTSLVVLENTVNKGGGSCYTLEHIKPITGLCREKGLKLHLDGARIFNALTHTGDAAVDYGQYFNGISVCLSKGLGAPVGSVLLADKETIKYARRIRKVLGGGMRQAGFLAAAGIYALDHHVERLKIDHAHARILGEELSRLQWVSNVIPVETNIVLFDTVEPAATVLAKLTEKGIRASDTDKNRIRFVTHLDVHAEQVEYTIEVLKRL, from the coding sequence ATGACGACTGTTGATTTCCGAAGCGATACTGTAACCAAACCAACGCCCGGCATGCTCGAAGCCATGTGGAGCGCCAGGGTAGGGGATGATGTTTTTGGCGAAGACGAAACTATAAATGCCCTTGAAGCTAAAGCCGCTGCTATGTTTGGTATGGAGGCTGCTATCTTTTGCCCATCGGGCACCATGACCAACCAGATAGCTATTAAATGTTTTACCCAGCCGCTTGATGAGCTTATTGCCGACCAAACCGCGCATGTTTACAGGTACGAGGGCGGTGGCATTGCTTTTAATTCGGGCGTATCAACCAGGTTACTGAATGGTTATAGAGGTATTCTTACGCCCGAAATGATAGAGCCTGAAATCAATGCTGAAAATATCCATTACCCGCACACCAGTTTGGTAGTGCTGGAAAATACAGTTAACAAGGGTGGTGGCAGTTGCTATACACTTGAACATATCAAACCCATTACCGGCTTGTGCCGGGAGAAAGGATTAAAGCTTCACCTTGATGGCGCCCGGATCTTTAACGCGCTTACCCATACAGGTGATGCAGCTGTTGATTACGGCCAGTATTTTAATGGGATCTCGGTTTGCCTTTCTAAAGGATTAGGTGCACCTGTAGGCTCGGTTTTATTAGCTGATAAGGAAACTATCAAATATGCCCGCCGTATCCGCAAGGTACTGGGTGGCGGTATGCGCCAGGCTGGGTTTTTGGCCGCTGCGGGAATCTACGCGCTTGATCATCATGTTGAACGCCTGAAAATAGACCATGCCCACGCCCGTATCCTGGGTGAAGAGCTGAGCCGCCTGCAATGGGTAAGCAATGTAATCCCGGTTGAAACTAATATTGTTTTGTTTGATACAGTTGAACCTGCTGCTACCGTGCTTGCCAAACTTACAGAAAAAGGCATCAGGGCCAGCGATACAGATAAAAACCGGATCCGTTTTGTAACTCATTTAGATGTGCATGCCGAACAGGTGGAATATACGATAGAGGTGTTGAAGAGATTGTAA
- a CDS encoding fasciclin domain-containing protein: MKKSVLIAVASLAIGFLSNKAIAQTQDTTKKDTTKATAAPATSTAAASGDVVGVMSTSTNYAPMALAIKSAQLEPTLQAPGPFTIFAPNDVAFSKLPKAQFDALMKDPAKFAPILKYHVVAGKYTKADIIKALGAGKGKADLKTIDGQTLHLSVNDKSNLQITDAKGNAVLVTAFDTEASNGVVHGINGIMMP, from the coding sequence ATGAAAAAGTCAGTTTTAATAGCCGTTGCTTCATTAGCTATTGGTTTTTTATCAAACAAGGCAATAGCCCAAACACAGGATACAACCAAAAAAGATACTACTAAAGCAACTGCCGCTCCTGCAACATCAACAGCTGCCGCATCAGGCGATGTGGTTGGTGTGATGTCAACCTCAACTAACTACGCGCCAATGGCCCTTGCAATAAAATCAGCTCAGCTTGAGCCAACATTGCAGGCACCCGGCCCGTTCACCATATTTGCTCCAAATGATGTTGCTTTCAGCAAATTGCCAAAAGCACAGTTTGATGCCCTGATGAAAGATCCGGCTAAATTTGCCCCTATACTGAAATATCACGTGGTAGCAGGCAAATACACTAAAGCCGATATCATTAAGGCCTTAGGTGCCGGCAAAGGCAAGGCCGACCTGAAAACCATCGATGGGCAAACATTGCATTTATCTGTAAATGATAAAAGCAACCTGCAGATCACAGATGCCAAAGGCAATGCTGTGTTGGTTACCGCATTTGACACCGAGGCCAGCAACGGTGTTGTACATGGCATTAATGGCATCATGATGCCTTAA
- a CDS encoding GNAT family N-acetyltransferase, whose product MHISELPLLTTDRLRLRGLLDSDAPQILAIRSNAEVNKYLDRPNNTTIDEALSFIKKIKEIVSGGEGFYWGITLTDKEELIGTICYWNLEPTDKKAEIGYELHPDYHRQGFMQEAISSVLAFGFNDQNFELVTACPKQGNESSVKLLKKTGFSLAGDFTDEETKSKYLDFRLTKADYLTRSS is encoded by the coding sequence ATGCATATATCTGAACTGCCTTTGCTCACTACCGACCGTTTACGCTTACGCGGATTGCTTGATTCGGATGCCCCGCAGATCCTGGCTATCCGCTCCAATGCTGAAGTAAACAAATATCTGGACCGGCCAAATAATACTACCATTGATGAAGCATTATCATTTATTAAGAAGATAAAAGAAATAGTAAGTGGGGGCGAAGGGTTTTACTGGGGTATAACATTAACAGATAAAGAGGAACTGATTGGAACTATTTGTTACTGGAACCTTGAACCTACCGATAAAAAGGCAGAAATAGGCTATGAACTTCACCCGGATTATCATAGGCAGGGCTTTATGCAGGAGGCCATTTCTTCAGTGTTAGCTTTTGGTTTTAATGACCAAAATTTTGAATTGGTAACCGCTTGCCCGAAACAGGGGAACGAAAGTTCGGTAAAGCTGTTAAAAAAGACAGGCTTTTCACTTGCCGGAGATTTTACTGACGAGGAAACTAAAAGTAAATATCTTGATTTTAGATTGACCAAAGCCGATTATTTAACAAGATCATCTTAA
- a CDS encoding alpha/beta hydrolase, whose translation MKNTAYPILIALICMISLSAKAQTSSPKQPFFPKGTILYGDINYAGDTLKKHLLDVYLPPAVKESYPVIIWIHGGAWMMNDKYADMGYMQKTVQGFIDNGYAVASIDYRWSTTAPFPAQIQDCNQAIEFLYQNASKYKLNKDKFGVIGFSAGGHLASLLALSNNNNIKEFYQGGNKPHFKIKLALDFYGPSNFLSLKGTDVNDPKSPVNLLLGAYAVERPDLANIASPVTYVDKNDPPFLIVQGEKDESVNYTQSVLLSSYLKLAGVKNELIIVPNAPHYGVMFDAEEIRKRVIYFMDEYLK comes from the coding sequence ATGAAAAACACAGCCTATCCTATACTTATCGCTTTGATCTGTATGATCTCCTTATCAGCAAAAGCGCAAACCTCATCCCCTAAACAGCCATTTTTTCCAAAGGGCACCATATTGTATGGTGATATAAATTATGCCGGTGATACCTTAAAAAAGCACTTGTTAGATGTTTATCTGCCGCCGGCTGTAAAAGAAAGCTACCCGGTTATTATCTGGATCCATGGCGGCGCCTGGATGATGAATGACAAGTATGCCGATATGGGTTATATGCAGAAAACCGTTCAGGGTTTTATCGATAATGGTTATGCCGTCGCCTCTATCGATTATCGCTGGAGCACCACCGCACCCTTCCCGGCGCAGATCCAGGATTGTAACCAGGCCATTGAATTCCTGTATCAAAACGCTTCGAAATATAAGCTTAATAAGGATAAGTTTGGGGTAATAGGTTTTTCGGCCGGTGGACATTTGGCATCGTTGCTGGCGCTGTCCAATAACAACAATATTAAAGAGTTTTATCAGGGAGGAAACAAGCCTCATTTTAAAATAAAACTGGCGCTTGACTTTTATGGGCCATCAAATTTCCTGTCGCTCAAAGGTACTGATGTTAATGATCCTAAGAGCCCGGTTAACCTGCTGCTTGGCGCTTATGCTGTTGAGCGGCCCGATCTGGCCAACATAGCCAGCCCGGTTACCTATGTTGATAAAAACGACCCGCCATTTCTCATCGTGCAGGGCGAAAAGGATGAATCGGTAAATTATACCCAATCGGTTTTGCTAAGCTCATACCTTAAGCTTGCAGGTGTTAAAAATGAACTTATCATTGTACCCAACGCACCTCACTACGGGGTGATGTTTGATGCCGAAGAGATCAGGAAAAGGGTGATTTATTTTATGGACGAGTATTTGAAGTAA